GGACAGAATCGAGGAGATCACCGGTGCCTGCGTGAAAAAGCTGGAATCGATCTGCGGTGCGGCGGAGCAGTCCGCCCGCTGGGCGGTGACGGCCGGCGATCCGGTTGCCCGTCTCAGCAGCATTCCCGAATGTTACCATGCCGCCCGCAAAACGCTTTTCCGGCGGCTTTTTTCCGTCAAGGGGAGCGGGGAATCGCCTTTGGAGGATCAGCGGCTCTTTCCAAGACCTTCCGATCCCCTGCTGGATTTCGATCCCAACGATCTGGATGCCAGCAAAACGGACCAGCAGATCATCAGGAAGTTTCTGACAAACGGCAAGCTGGACGACGTCGATGCGTTTACGGAAGAATATTTTAAAAGCTTCGGGCCGACCGGAATCAGCTCCACCCTGTTCCGGCATTATATCCTGTTGAACATCCAGTTTACCGTCAGCGCCTTCTGGGAGAGTCTGGGGAAAGAAAAATTTACGTTTGCCGGACATCCCGGCCTTCAGCAGGAGCTGAAAAAAGCGGTCGCCTCTCTGGATGGAGCCGAAAGCTATGTTTCCGCGCTCTTGAAGGAAATCATCCGTTACCGGGACAACGTGGTTACCAACCGCTACCACGAGATGATGTCAGAAGTCCTTCTTTACATCGGCGAACACTATTCCGACCCGGAGATCGGCCTGAACATGGTGGCAAAGGTGGCCAACGTCAGCGCCACGCATTTCAGCGCGGTGTTCAGCCAGCAGACCGGGAAGACGTTTGTGGAATACCTGACGGAAGTCCGGATGAAAAAAGCAAAGGAGCTGCTGCGCTGCACCAATAAAAGCAGCAGCTCCATCGCCCGGGAGGTGGGGTATAACGACCCCCACTACTTCAGCTTTTTGTTCAAAAAGGTGAATGGCGTTTCTCCCCGGGATTACCGAAACGGAAAGTGAGAAAAGCCATGATACCGATCCATTTCAATCCATTCCGCAGAAAAAACACACCGGACATGCTCAAAAAGCAGATCAAAAAATTACTGATGGGAATGATGATCGGGTTCCTTGTGATCATCGCGTTCCTGTTTTTCATGCTGGTGCTTTTCAACCGCGAATACAAGGATTCCCTTCAGAACGCCAATACCGCGGCGGGCTTTAACAACGAGTTCAAGAAAAAGCTGGATCTGGACATGTATTACTATGTCGTGGGGCCCAGACAGGATCAGAAGCTCCCTCTGGAAGAGGTGGACAAAGCCGAGAAAGTCCTGCAGCGCCTGATGAAAACCACAGTGCAGTCGGACAACCGGTGGCGCATCAAGTCCATGCTGAACCTGTGCGGCCGCCTGCGGGAGTGCATGATAGCGATCTCCGCCACCCACGGCTACGACGCCCGCATGGAGCAGCTGGAAAACAACATCTATATCATCACCTCGCTGATCGAAACCTATATGCACGATTACATCTATAACGAGATCAAGTTGCTGTCCGCGCTTCAGCAGGAAATCAATCACCGCGTTTTTGTCATGATCGTCGTCACGGTCATCGTCTCCATCAGCATGATCCTGCTGATCCTGCTTTACGCTCTGCGCTTTACCCGGCATATCACAAAACCCATCGACCAGCTTTGCGAAAAGGCGAAAAATCTGGGGAACGGGCAGTTCCATGTGGAGCCCGTTCAGACAAGCAACGTGGAGATCAAAACGCTGGACGACGGCTTTAACGAGATGGCGGGCAGAATCCAGTCCCTGCTGAACCGAATCAAAACGGAGCAGATGATCCTGCGGCGGACCGAACTGGAGCTTTTGCAGGCGCAGATCAATCCCCATTTCCTATACAATACCTTTGACTCCATCATCTGGCTCGCGGAGACCCAGCGGAACAAAGAGGTCATTCAGATGGTCACCAGCCTTTCCGGCTTTTTCCGCAACTCCCTGAGCAAAGGGAAGGACGTGATCACGATAGAGACCGAAAAGAAGCAGGTCTGCAGCTATCTGGAAATTCAGAAGATCCGGTACAGCGATATTCTGGATTACGAGATCGATATTCCCCCTTCGCTCCTGTCCTGCTCCATTCCCAAGCTCACCCTTCAGCCTCTGGTGGAAAACGCCATTTACCATGGGATCAAGTATAAGCGCGCCAAAGGGAAAATCCTGATCCGCGGCAGGGAGGACGGCGGGGATATCGTGATTTCCGTCGAGGACGACGGGATCGGGATGACCGAAGAGCAGCTCCGGTCGCTGCGCGAGAAAATCGATACGAACTCCTCTGCGGGCTTCGGGCTTTCCAATGTGCAGAAGCGGCTCCGTCTGTATTGCGGGGAACCGTACGGCCTGTCGTTTGAAAGCACGAAAAATCAGGGGACAACCGTGCTGGTACGCATTCCGAAACAGAATCAACTTCCATCGTAAAAAAATGAACTTTATTTTTAATTTTGAGGCCGGGCTTTAAAAAGTAGAACAAAACGCATAAAAAACTCCATGGCTTTCCCATTTGTCTTTCAGTATAATGAAACCAGAGGCAACAAAGGCCGCCTTGCGGCAGTTCCATTTTGAACTGCGGGACGAAAGGTACTTCTCCGCCGCAGGGGGAAAAGTATGGAATCGGCCTGCCGTTCCACTGGAAGTGCCGGAGTTTTTCAACATGATGGGAGGAGAAATACATGAAAAAGTTAATGTCCGTTCTGTTGGCTGTGGTAATGTCGCTGAGCCTTGCGGCCTGCGGCGGGGGTGCGGCCGGCAACGGGAGCGAAAGCTCGGGCGCGGGTGCGAACACCGGCAGCGGCGGAGGGTCGAGCGACCTGATCGTCGTGGGCTTTTCCCAGGTGGGCGCCGAGTCCGACTGGCGCACGGCCAACACGAAATCCATGAAGGATACCTTTGTGGAATCCAAGGGCTACAAGCTCATTTTCGACGACGCGCAGCAGAAGCAGGAAAACCAGATCACGGCCATCCGCAACTTCATCCAGCAGGAAGTGGATTATATCGTTCTTGCGCCGGTCACGGAAACAGGCTGGGATACCGTTTTGCAGGAGGCCAAGGACGCGGGCATTCCGGTCATCATCGTGGACCGTATGATCGACGTTTCGGATGACAGCCTGTTTACCTGCTGGGTCGGCTCCGATTTCCGCAAAGAAGGCGACAAAGCCGTTGCCTGGATGGAAAAGCAGCTGAAGGATAAGGATAAGGTGAACATCGTCCACCTTCAGGGCACCATCGGCTCTTCCGCGCAGATCGGCCGCACCGAGGGCCTGGAAGCGGGGGTCAAAGCCAATCAGAACTGGAAGCTGGTCGCTCAGCAGACCGGAGAGTTCACGCAGGCCAAAGGCCAGGAGGTCATGGAAAGCATCCTCAAGCAGAACGACGATATCGATGTCGTCTATTGTGAAAACGACAATATGGCCTTCGGAGCCATCGACGCCATTGAAGCCGCCGGCAAGAAGGCCGGGAAAGACGGCGACATCACCGTTATCTCGTTCGACTCCACCAGGGCGGGCCTCAAGGCCGCTTTGGAAGGGAAAATCAACTACAACGTGGAATGCAACCCGCTGCACGGCCCCAGGGTTGAGGCGATCATCAAGGAGCTGGAAGCCGGGAAAACCCCTGAGAAGCTGGCCTATGTAGATGAGACCACTTTCGACACAGCCACCATTACCCAGGATGTCATTGATAAAAGGGCCTATTGATCCTGTGTGATGGAATAGAAGTCTTTTGTGTGGTGCGGAGCATCCGGAACAACGTCTCCGGACGCCCGCGCCTATTTTATACCGTTTCATGTATTCCGAAAGCAGGTGTATCGATGGAAGAAACGATTATTTTAGCAATGCGCGGAATCACAAAGCTCTTTCAGGGGGTAAAGGCGCTTCAAAATGTGGATTTTACATTGCGCAAGGGGGAAATTCACGCTCTGATGGGAGAAAACGGCGCGGGAAAATCCACGCTGATCAAGGTGCTGACCGGCGTATATCCGATGGACGGCGGCGAGATCCGTCTCGGCGGAAAGGAACAGGCGGTGACCATCCGCTCCCCGCAGGAGGCGCAGCGCAGGGGCATCAGCACGGTGTATCAGGAGATCAACCTGTGCCCGAACCTGAGCGTGGCGGAAAACCTTTTTATCGACCGGGAGCCGCGCAGGTTCGGCATGATCGACTGGAAAAAGATGAACCAGCGTTCCGGCGCCCTGCTGAAAAGCCTCGACATCGGGGTGGAGCCGACGCGCCAGCTGGGGGACTGTTCCATTGCCGTTCAGCAGATGATCGCCATCGCGCGGGCGGTGGATATGCAGTGCAGGGTGCTGATTCTGGATGAGCCGACTTCCTCTCTGGATGACGATGAGGTGGAAAAGCTGTTTCAGCTGATGCGGCGCCTGAAGGAACAGGGCGTGGGGATCATCTTCGTCACTCATTTTCTGGAGCAGGTGTACGCCGTCTGCGACCGGATCACGGTGCTGCGCAACGGCGAGCTGGTGGGGGAATACCCGACCGCCGAGCTGCCCCGGCTGAAGCTGGTGGCTAAAATGATGGGAAAGGATTTCGACGATCTCGCCGAAATCGAATCCCTGAAAGAAGTCAAGAAGGAGCACGAAGGCGAAACCCCCTTTCTGGAGGCGGAAGGCCTTTCCAGCCGGTACATCAAGCCGTTCAGCCTGCAAATCCATAAGGGCGAAGTCATGGGCTTCACCGGCCTGCTCGGCTCCGGGCGCAGCGAGCTGGTGCGCACCGTTTACGGCGCGGATAAGCCGGTCGCGGGCACGCTGAAGCTGAACGGCAGGCCGGTCAGGATCGACGCGCCGCTGAACGCGATGATGAAGGGCATGGCGTATCTGCCCGAGGACCGCAAACGGGACGGCATTTTTGCCGACCTGTCCGTCCGGGAAAACATCATCATCGCGCTTCAGGCAAAACGCGGGCCTTTCCGTCCGATGAAGCGCAAAGAGATGCAGGAATCCGCAGACAGGTATATCGATCTGCTGCAGATCAAAACCGCCGGCCGGGAGATCCCCGTCAGAAGCCTTTCCGGCGGCAATCAGCAAAAGGTCGTGATCGCCCGCTGGCTGCTCACCGACCCGGAGTTCCTGATTCTGGATGAGCCGACCAGGGGGATCGATATCGGAACCAAGACGGAAATCCAGAAGCTGATTTTACAGCTGGCGGAAAAGGGGATGAGCATCGCCTTCATTTCTTCCGAAATAGAAGAGATGCTGCGCACCTGTTCGCATATGGTCGTCATGCGCGACCGTCAGATCGTCGGGGAGCTGACGGGGGACGACCTGACACAGGATAAGATCATGCATGTCATCGCGGGAGGTGAGACGGCAAATGGCTAGTCAAAAGGCGTCCTTATTCAAAAGAATCACAAAGCACCATCTCTTTTTCCCTCTCGTCTGTCTGGCTGTCGTGCTTTTGGCAAACGTGATCAAAACGCCCGACTTTTTTGTGGTGTCCATCAACGGCGGCGTGCTGTATGGCTATGTGGTGGATGTCGTCAACCGGGCTTCCGAGCTCGTGATCCTGGCGATCGGCATGACGCTCGTGTCGGCGGCTTCCGGCGGCCAGGACATCAGCGTCGGCGCCGTCATGGCGGTGGCGGCGGCCGTCTGCTGCGAGATCCTTTCGGGGGGAGCGGTATCGACAGGCGCTTTTCAGAATCCCCTGATCCTGGCGGTTCTGGCCGCGCTGCTCGTGTCGGCGCTGTGCGGGGCTTTCAACGGTGTTCTGGTCGCCAGGCTGAAGATTCAGCCGATGGTGGCCACCCTGATTTTGTTTACCGCCGGCCGGGGGATCGCCCAGCTCATCACAAAAGGGCAGATCACCTATGTCCGCGTGGAATCCTATAAGATCGCGGGCGGCTATATTCCCGGATGTCCCATTCCGACCCCCATCTTTTTCGCGGCCGGAACGGTGGCGCTCGTCATGCTGGTGATGAAATTCACCACGCTGAAGCTGTATGTGGAGGGCGTCGGGATCAACAGCAGCGCCGCGCGGATCGTGGGTCTGAACTCCGTGCGCATCCAATTCGTCACCTATGTCATCTGCGGCCTGCTGGCGGGTGTCGCCGGGCTCATCGCTTCCAGCCGGATCTATTCGGCGGATGCCAACAACATCGGCCTGTATTTGGAAATGGACGCCATTCTGGCGGTGGCCCTGGGAGGGAACCTTCTGAGCGGCGGAAAATTCAGCCTGATGGGCTCCGTGATCGGCGCCTATACCATACAGGCCCTGACCACCACTTTGTACGCGATGAACATTTCGTCCGACCAGCTTCCGGTTTACAAGGCGGTCGTCGTGGTGATTATCGTGGTGCTGCAGAGCCCGAAATTCAACCAGTATTTCCGTTCTTTCAGGGAGAAGCTGCATCCGGGGAATTCCGTGAGCAGAAAGGAGGAGCCATCGTCATGAAAAAGAAAAAACAGCTCAGCGACACCTCTTTTCTGCTGATGGTGACAGTGGGGCTTTTCATTCTGATGTATGTGGTGGGGATGATCGTCTTCGCGGACAAAGGCTTCGCAAAGCCCCAGATGTTTCTGAACCTCTTTATTTCCAATGCGGGCCTGATCGTCATTTCCTGCGGGCTTACGCTCGTGATGATCACCGGGGGGATCGATATTTCGGTCGGGTCCGTCACGGGGCTGGTCGCCATGGCTTCCGCCTACCAGATGGAGGTGAACGGGTCCGGCGCGTATACGGCCCTGGCCCTGTCCCTCCTGATCGGCCTGGCGTTCGGCGTCGTTCAGGGGTATCTGATCGCCTATCTGGATATCCAGCCGTTTATCATCACCCTGGCCGGGCTGTTTTTCGGCAGGGGCATGACGGCGGTGATCAGCAAAGAGATGATCTCGGTCAAAAACGAGACGTTCCTTGCGTGGGCGAAATACAAGATTTATCTTCCCGTCGGCACGACCAATAAAAGGGGTGTGTTCCAGCCCGCCTACATCTACCCGACTGTCATCGTCGCGCTGCTGGTTCTGATCGCCGTGGCCGTCATGCTGAAATACACCAGATTCGGCCGCAGGCTCTACGCGCTCGGCGGAAGCCAGCAGAGTGCGCTGATGATGGGGCTGAACGTACGCAGGACAAAATTCTATGCCTATACCTTAAACGGCTTTCTGGTCGGGCTGGGAGGGTTCCTTTTCTTCCTCAACAGCTGCGCCGGTTTCGTGGAGCAGGCGAAAGGGCTGGAAATGGACGCGATCTCCGCATCCGTGATCGGCGGCACGCTGCTGTCCGGCGGTGTCGGGAACCCGGTCGGAACGCTGTTCGGCGTCTTGATCAAGGGGGCGATCTCCAGCCTGATCACCACCCAGGGCACGCTGTCCAGCTGGTGGGTGCGCATCGCCCTTTCCTCCCTGCTCTGCTTCTTCATCGTCCTGCAGAGTGTGATCGCGTCGAGAAAGAAAAAAAGCATGTAGCGGCTTCCATTTAGTATTGAGAATATGCCGGGTTTGAGGTATGATATCAATATAACAAAGGCGCGGCAAGGCGGCGCAAAGCAATATTGTTTATCATAATAGGTGGGAGGATTTGCAATGGCACAGACTGCTTTCGGAGGGGAATTGTCCCCCAAAAGCTCCATCACACAGGGCCGTACGGCCCTTGGAATCGAACTCGGCTCCACGCGGATCAAAGCGGTCCTGATCGGGCCGGATTACGCTCCGCTCGCTTCCGGCGGCTTCGACTGGGAAAACCGTCTGGTGGACGGGATCTGGACCTACGACCTGGATGACGTGTGGAAAGGGGTGCAGGCCAGCTTCCGCAGCCTGGCTGCACAGGTGCGGGAACGGTACGGCGTATCCCTTTCCCGGGTCGGCTCTCTGGGGATATCCGCAATGATGCACGGCTATCTGGCGTTCGACGAAAAGGGGAATCAGCTGGTTCCCTTCCGCACCTGGCGCAACACGGTCACCGGCCAGGCGGCCGGGCTGCTGACGGAGGAATTCCGGTTCAACGTTCCCCAGCGGTGGAGCGTCGCCCATTTGTATCAGGCGATCCTGAACGGGGAAAAGCATGTGAAAGACGTCGCCTTTCTGACCACGCTTTCCGGATATGTGCACTGGAAGCTGACGGGCGAAAAGGTGCTGGGCGTGGGGGACGCTTCCGGAATGTTCCCCATCGACAGCAGCCGCAGCGATTACGACGCCGGCATGATGGAAAAATTCCAGGATCTGGTGGCAGGCTATGGGTTCGGATGGCATCTGAAGGACATCCTGCCCCGCGTTTTGAGCGCGGGCGAGCCTGCGGGGCGGCTTACCCCGGAGGGCGCCCTCCTGCTGGACCCGAGCGGCAGCCTGGAAGCGGGCGTCCCCCTCTGCCCGCCGGAAGGGGATGCCGGAACCGGGATGGCGGCGACCAACAGCGTGGCCGAGCAGACGGGAAATGTTTCGGCCGGCACCTCCATCTTCGCGATGATCGTTCTGGAAAAGCCGCTTTCCCGGGTCTACCCCGAAATCGACATGGTGACCACCCCCGCCGGAAAGCCGACGGCCATGGTGCACTGCAACAACTGCACATCCGACCTGGATGCCTGGGTGAAGCTTTTTTCTCAGGGGCTGGAATCGCTCGGCGTCAGAAAAAGCAAGGCCGAGGTTTACGACCTTTTTTACAACAGGGCGCTGGCGGGAGAGCCGGACTGCGGGGGTCTGCTTTCCTATAATTATTATTCCGGCGAGCCGATCACCGGCCTGAAAGAGGGGCGGCCGCTGTTTGTCCGCACCCCGGAAAGCAGGATGAGCTTTGAGAACTTTGCGCGTTCCCTGATCTTTTCGACCATCGCCACCCTCAGGATCGGGATGGATATCTTATCCGAGGAGCAGATCCATATCAAAACGCTTCTGGGGCACGGCGGCCTGTTTAAGACGAAGAAGGTCGGGCAGGCCCTGATGGCTTCGGCGCTGAAGGTGCCCGTGGCGGTCATGGAGACGGCCGGGGAAGGGGGCGCCTGGGGAATCGCGCTTCTGGCTGCGTATCTTCGGGAAAAGGAACAGGGAGAGACCCTGGAATCCTATCTGTCGCAAAAGGTTTTTTCTCGGATCGAAAGCGCCGTGACACCGCCGGACCCGAAGGATGTCAAAGGCTTTGAGGACTTCATGAAGAATTACAGGGCGGGGCTTGCCGCAGAGCGGGCCGCCGTCGAAAACATAAACTAACCAGAGGAAAGAGGTTTTGACTGATGAAATTGAAGGAGTACCGGTTCTGGTTCGTGGTCGGGAGCCAGTTCCTATACGGCCCCGAAACGTTGGCCAGGGTGGAAGAGGATGCCAGAAAGATCGTGGACGGGCTCAACAAAAGCGGGGACCTTCCCTGCGAGGTTGTCTACAAGGATATTATGAAGACCAGCGACGAGATCGTGACGGTCGTGCGGGAAGCAAACTATGACAACGCCTGCGCCGGGATCATCACGTTCTGCCACACGTTCAGCCCATCCAAAATGTGGATCAACGGGCTGAACCTCCTGCAGAAGCCGTGGCTCCATTTCCATACCCAGTTCAACAGGACGATCCCCAACGAGGCCATCGACATGGATTATATGAACCTGCACCAGAGCGCCCACGGCGACCGCGAGCACGGGTTCATCGGCGCCCGGATGCGGATCCCGAGGAAAATCGTGGTGGGCTATTGGGAGGACGCGGATGTACGGCGGAAAATCGGCAGATGGATGCGCGCCGCCGTCGGCGTGCAGGAAAGCCGGAACCTGAAGGTCATGCGCTTCGGCGACAATATGCGCAACGTCGCGGTCACCGAGGGCGACAAGGTGGAGGCGCAGATCAAGCTGGGCTGGCAGGTGAACACCTGGCCGGTCGGCGAGCTGGCGGAGCTCATCGGGTCCGTCACGGACGCCGAGGCGGATGCCCTGATGAAAGAATATGCGCAAAAATATGTGATTTCCACCGGCGACCTGGATGCCGTGCGGTACCAGGCAAAAGAGGAGATCGCTTTGAAGCGGATGCTGGACCGCGAGGGCTGCACCGCCTTTTCGAATACCTTCGAGGACCTGTACGGCATGCGGCAGCTGCCGGGCCTCGCCACCCAGCGCCTGATGGAGCAGGGCTACGGATACGGCGGCGAGGGCGACTGGAAGGCCTCCGCCATGACCCGCATCGTCAAGGTGATGGGGGAAGGCCTTGGCGGCGGCACGACCTTTATGGAGGACTATTCCTATGACCTGACCGTCGGGAAAGAGCTTTCCATGGGCGCCCATATGCTGGAAGTCTGCCCCAGCGTGGCCGCGCAGAAGCCGCGGATCGAAGTCCATCCGCTTGGGATCGGCGGAAAAGAGCCCCCGGCCCGCCTGGTTTTCGAAGGGCACGCCGGGAAAGGGGTCGTCGCCTGCCTGGTGGACATGGGCGGGCGCCTGCGCCTGATCGTTCAGGATATCGAGTGCGTCAAGCCCACTCAGACGATGCCGAACCTTCCGGTGGCCCGCGTGATGTGGAAGCCCATGCCGGACCTGAAAACAGGAGCGGAGTGCTGGATCATGGCCGGCGGGGCGCATCACACCACGCTGAGCTATGACGTGACGGCCGAGCAGCTGCGGGACTTTGCGCGCATGATGGATATCGAGTTCGTACATATCGCAGAAAATACCGTTCCGGAAGAGTTCGAGCAGAACCTGCTGCTTTCGGATCTTGTCTGGAAAGCGAGAGAAAAATAAAAAAGACAGCGCCCAATTTCCAAGGAGGAAAGTTATGCTGGAAGAACTGAAGCAAAAGGTATATGAAGCCAATCAGATGCTGCCGGCCCACCGTCTGGTGACGTTTACCTGGGGAAATGTCAGCGGGGTCGACCGGGAAAAAGGTTTGATGGTGATCAAGCCGAGCGGCGTGGATTACGAGAAGATGAAGCCCGGGGACATGGTCGTGATGAAACTGGATACCGGCGAGGTCGTGGAGGGAGGCCTGCGTCCTTCCTCGGATGCGCCCACCCATCTGGAGCTGTACCGGAACTTCGGGGGCATCGGCGGGATCGTTCATACGCACAGCAGGTGGGCGACGATCTTCGCCCAGGCGAAGCGTGGGATCCCCCCTCTCGGCACGACCCAAGGGGATTATTTCTACGGCGAGATCCCATGCACCCGCATGATGACGAAACAGGAGATCCGGGGAAAGTACGAGCTGGAAACCGGGAAAGTGATCGTCGAGACGTTCGCGGGGAAAAATCCGAACGATATGCCCGGCGTGCTGGTGGCGAGCCACGGCCCTTTCGCGTGGGGAACCTCTCCGATGAATGCCGTGCATAATGCCGTGGTGCTGGAGGAAGTCGCCTTTATGGCGTGGCACAGCCTGGTTCTGGAGCCGGACCTCCCCGTGATGCAGCGGGAGCTGCTGGATAAGCATTATCTGCGCAAGCACGGGCCGGACGCCTATTACGGGCAAAAGAACGGCATCCATCCATAACGGAGCGGCCTGCAAAAATCTTAAATTAAAAAGCCGGGATTTCAGTAACGTCAGTACTGAAATCCCGGCTTTTGCTTGTCTTATTCCTGCCCGCCCTGCTTGTTCTCGTCGCTCACCCGCAGCATCCGGTAGCCGATGCCGATATGGGTCTGGATGTATTCGGGCCGCGAGGGATTTTTTTCGATTTTCTTTCTCAGGGTCGCCATAAAGACGCGCAGCGCGGAAACGTCGCTGGAATAGTCGCCCCAGATCTCATGCAGGATAAAGTTGTGGGTGAGAACCTTGCCGACGTTTTTGGCCAGAAGGCAGAGCAGCTTATACTCGATCGGGGTCAGGTGGATTTCTTTTCCACCCATAAAGACGCTCCCCGCCGCGTAATCGATTTTCAGCTCCCCGTTGAGAAAAACCGTGGAGTTCCTCCTCAGCTTTTCGCTGTCGTACCGGACGCGGCGGAGGCTCACCCGCAGCCTTGCCAGAAGCTCGTCGACGCTGAAGGGCTTCGTCAGATAATCGTCCGCGCCGGCGTCCAGCGCGTCTATTTTATCCTTGTCCTCGCTGCGGGCGCTGACGACAATGATGGGGGTGT
This window of the Ruminococcaceae bacterium BL-6 genome carries:
- the araA gene encoding L-arabinose isomerase (Evidence 2a : Function from experimental evidences in other organisms; PubMedId : 10417639, 10669396, 11418559, 14973026, 18263741; Product type e : enzyme), whose protein sequence is MKLKEYRFWFVVGSQFLYGPETLARVEEDARKIVDGLNKSGDLPCEVVYKDIMKTSDEIVTVVREANYDNACAGIITFCHTFSPSKMWINGLNLLQKPWLHFHTQFNRTIPNEAIDMDYMNLHQSAHGDREHGFIGARMRIPRKIVVGYWEDADVRRKIGRWMRAAVGVQESRNLKVMRFGDNMRNVAVTEGDKVEAQIKLGWQVNTWPVGELAELIGSVTDAEADALMKEYAQKYVISTGDLDAVRYQAKEEIALKRMLDREGCTAFSNTFEDLYGMRQLPGLATQRLMEQGYGYGGEGDWKASAMTRIVKVMGEGLGGGTTFMEDYSYDLTVGKELSMGAHMLEVCPSVAAQKPRIEVHPLGIGGKEPPARLVFEGHAGKGVVACLVDMGGRLRLIVQDIECVKPTQTMPNLPVARVMWKPMPDLKTGAECWIMAGGAHHTTLSYDVTAEQLRDFARMMDIEFVHIAENTVPEEFEQNLLLSDLVWKAREK
- the araD gene encoding L-ribulose-5-phosphate 4-epimerase (Evidence 2a : Function from experimental evidences in other organisms; PubMedId : 10417639, 11418559, 11732895, 14973026, 22720735; Product type e : enzyme) encodes the protein MLEELKQKVYEANQMLPAHRLVTFTWGNVSGVDREKGLMVIKPSGVDYEKMKPGDMVVMKLDTGEVVEGGLRPSSDAPTHLELYRNFGGIGGIVHTHSRWATIFAQAKRGIPPLGTTQGDYFYGEIPCTRMMTKQEIRGKYELETGKVIVETFAGKNPNDMPGVLVASHGPFAWGTSPMNAVHNAVVLEEVAFMAWHSLVLEPDLPVMQRELLDKHYLRKHGPDAYYGQKNGIHP
- the kdpE gene encoding DNA-binding response regulator in two-component regulatory system with KdpD (Evidence 2a : Function from experimental evidences in other organisms; Product type r : regulator), whose amino-acid sequence is MNKPLILVVEDDKAIRKLITTTLETQGYLYHTAETGEASIFEAVSKQPDVIILDLGLPDMDGVDIIRKVRTWSNTPIIVVSARSEDKDKIDALDAGADDYLTKPFSVDELLARLRVSLRRVRYDSEKLRRNSTVFLNGELKIDYAAGSVFMGGKEIHLTPIEYKLLCLLAKNVGKVLTHNFILHEIWGDYSSDVSALRVFMATLRKKIEKNPSRPEYIQTHIGIGYRMLRVSDENKQGGQE